In one Silene latifolia isolate original U9 population chromosome 10, ASM4854445v1, whole genome shotgun sequence genomic region, the following are encoded:
- the LOC141607767 gene encoding uncharacterized protein LOC141607767: protein MNSFSNWSISTNSAYHQGGRIWILWQVHEWDIDFLEYDAQYIHMTVHHKNTNASFHVTMVYAFNGSSERQSLWANLSRLANTISGPWAIGGDFNCVLTEDERVGGSFSRQDAEDFRQCLHQCEVIDSPAMGALYTWNNKQCPADRVYSRLDRFLVNQEWLNDYPLLYAHFLPEGIFDHTPCVVQANVADEKKARPFKYFNMWSLAPNFKETVQAGWKCEHAGTKLYELAKKLKNLKQGLKQLNRSRFADIENNAEVALTKLHQIQSKVWE from the coding sequence ATGAATTCCTTTAGTAATTGGAGTATTTCCACAAACTCAGCATACCATCAAGGAGGTAGAATCTGGATACTGTGGCAGGTGCATGAATGGGATATTGACTTTCTAGAGTATGATGCCCAGTATATCCATATGACTGTACATCATAAGAACACTAATGCAAGTTTTCATGTCACCATGGTCTATGCTTTCAATGGCAGCAGTGAGAGACAGTCCCTCTGGGCTAACTTAAGCAGACTAGCAAATACCATATCTGGACCATGGGCCATTGGAGGAGACTTCAACTGTGTGTTGACTGAGGATGAGAGAGTGGGAGGATCTTTTTCTCGGCAGGATGCAGAAGATTTCAGGCAATGCTTGCATCAATGTGAAGTGATAGATAGCCCTGCTATGGGAGCACTGTACACATGGAATAACAAACAGTGCCCAGCTGACAGAGTGTATAGCAGACTGGATCGTTTCCTAGTGAACCAGGAATGGCTCAATGATTACCCTCTCCTTTATGCACATTTCTTGCCTGAGGGGATCTTTGACCACACTCCTTGTGTGGTACAGGCTAATGTAGCTGATGAAAAGAAAGCCAGACCATTtaaatatttcaatatgtggagCCTGGCTCCAAATTTTAAAGAGACTGTTCAAGCTGGTTGGAAGTGTGAGCACGCTGGAACTAAGCTGTATGAATTAGCTAAGAAATTGAAGAACCTGAAGCAGGGACTTAAACAGCTGAACAGGTCCAGGTTTGCAGATATTGAGAATAATGCTGAGGTGGCTCTCACTAAGCTACATCAAATACAAAGCAAAGTTTGGGAGTGA